The following proteins come from a genomic window of Corynebacterium sp. P4-C1:
- a CDS encoding AbgT family transporter gives MSATTTTKRKRTDESAGFLGWIEKIGNKLPDPFWLFVILSGVVAVTSWLASHAGLSAVDPSSGEEIRVQNLLTGENLSRMVSDAVENFISFPPLGVILAVMLGVAVAEKAGLLSALVRRMVVRVSPKMLTFMVALAGVTGSVASDAIYVIVIPLGAMAFYAVGRSPIVGAMVAFAASSAGFNASLILNITDLLLAGISTSAAQLVDENYVVSPLANIFFVIPSAVVLSLIITAVTEFYVDKKAKQLIDDDHIDPSELAFDDDTEPDDADSDASSDSDSDSDSDSEGASQDDLALSPLEQKGLIWSGVALLAFFAVYFALLFAPASPFARPEEGFMQSPLIQAIAVPIALAFFITGLVYGLIVGTVKSPSDIPSFMAKGLESLLPMMVLFFAVSQFLAWFQWSNLGSWTAIRGAELLQTWDLPNILLFAAFVLMVALLNLFITSGSAQWALMAPVVVPMMMYVGVSPEVSQMLFRIGDSPSNIITPMSPYFAVALTFLQKYYKKAGVGTLMSLALPYSIAMCAGWFLFFLAWYFLGIPLGPGAPMSYDV, from the coding sequence ATGAGCGCAACGACAACAACCAAGCGCAAGCGCACGGACGAGTCGGCCGGGTTCCTCGGCTGGATCGAGAAGATCGGCAACAAACTGCCCGACCCGTTCTGGCTATTCGTGATCCTGTCCGGCGTCGTGGCAGTGACGTCGTGGCTGGCTAGCCACGCGGGATTGAGCGCCGTCGATCCGTCATCCGGCGAGGAAATCCGCGTGCAGAACCTCCTCACGGGCGAGAACCTCTCCCGGATGGTGTCGGACGCGGTGGAGAATTTCATTTCCTTCCCGCCGCTCGGCGTGATCCTCGCGGTGATGCTCGGCGTCGCTGTCGCGGAGAAAGCCGGCCTCCTGTCCGCACTGGTGCGCCGCATGGTGGTGCGTGTCAGCCCGAAGATGCTCACGTTCATGGTGGCGCTCGCGGGCGTCACCGGCTCCGTTGCGTCCGACGCGATCTACGTGATCGTCATTCCGCTCGGCGCGATGGCGTTCTACGCGGTCGGCCGCTCCCCCATCGTGGGCGCAATGGTCGCGTTCGCGGCATCGTCGGCGGGCTTCAACGCGTCGCTGATCCTCAACATCACTGACTTGCTGCTCGCCGGCATCTCCACCTCCGCGGCACAGCTTGTCGACGAAAACTACGTCGTCTCGCCCCTCGCCAACATCTTCTTTGTCATCCCGTCCGCTGTGGTCCTGTCGCTGATCATCACGGCAGTCACCGAGTTCTACGTGGACAAAAAAGCCAAACAGCTTATCGACGACGACCACATCGACCCCTCCGAGCTCGCCTTCGACGACGACACGGAGCCGGATGACGCTGACTCCGATGCTTCTTCGGACTCTGACAGTGACTCAGACAGTGACTCTGAGGGCGCCTCACAAGACGACCTCGCCCTGTCCCCCCTGGAGCAAAAGGGCCTGATCTGGTCCGGCGTCGCGCTGCTCGCGTTCTTCGCCGTCTACTTTGCCCTGCTGTTCGCGCCCGCCTCCCCCTTCGCGCGCCCCGAAGAGGGCTTCATGCAGTCCCCGCTCATCCAAGCCATCGCTGTGCCGATCGCCCTGGCGTTTTTCATCACCGGCCTCGTTTACGGCCTCATCGTGGGCACCGTGAAATCACCGTCCGACATCCCGTCATTCATGGCCAAGGGGCTTGAGTCCCTGCTGCCCATGATGGTGCTCTTCTTCGCCGTCTCCCAGTTCCTCGCGTGGTTCCAGTGGTCGAACCTCGGCTCGTGGACGGCGATCCGCGGCGCTGAGCTCCTCCAGACGTGGGACCTGCCGAACATCCTGCTTTTCGCCGCGTTCGTGCTCATGGTCGCGCTGCTCAACCTCTTCATCACCTCTGGCTCCGCCCAGTGGGCCCTCATGGCGCCCGTGGTCGTGCCGATGATGATGTACGTCGGCGTCTCCCCCGAAGTCAGCCAGATGCTGTTCCGCATCGGCGACTCCCCGTCCAACATCATCACCCCGATGTCCCCGTACTTCGCCGTCGCCCTGACGTTCCTGCAGAAGTACTACAAGAAGGCCGGCGTGGGCACCCTGATGTCCCTCGCCCTGCCCTACTCCATCGCCATGTGCGCCGGCTGGTTCCTGTTCTTCCTCGCCTGGTACTTCCTCGGCATCCCGCTCGGCCCCGGCGCGCCGATGAGCTACGACGTGTAG
- a CDS encoding serine hydrolase, with amino-acid sequence MELAPYLRDWPADTVAAALITPGAASSGAPATHGDQEHVFELASVTKLLSAYAFLMAVEEGVFELDTPCGPEGSTVRHLLAHTSGVGFDTREQQKPAGERRIYSSAGYEILAERLEDETGMSFGEYVAQGVFEPLGMGSTEIYGSAGHGGRSSVDNLLSFARELAAPTLIDASTLRTAFTNQYGDVRGIVPGYGMQKPCPWGLGFEIKAGKSPHWTGDGMPADTVGHFGMSGTYLWFVPAWSDSPAAGAAMVALTDREFGDWAKPLWQETNTRIFAELV; translated from the coding sequence ATGGAACTCGCCCCGTATCTCCGTGATTGGCCCGCCGACACTGTTGCCGCCGCGCTGATAACGCCCGGCGCCGCCAGTTCGGGGGCCCCGGCCACCCACGGCGACCAGGAGCACGTCTTCGAGCTCGCCAGCGTGACCAAGCTGCTTTCCGCCTATGCCTTTCTCATGGCTGTTGAGGAGGGCGTCTTTGAGCTGGACACCCCCTGCGGGCCGGAAGGCTCCACGGTGCGGCATCTCCTCGCGCACACGTCCGGCGTGGGCTTTGACACCCGCGAGCAGCAGAAGCCGGCGGGGGAGCGCCGCATCTACTCGTCGGCCGGCTACGAGATTCTCGCTGAGCGCCTCGAAGACGAAACCGGGATGTCTTTCGGCGAATACGTTGCACAAGGCGTCTTCGAACCCCTCGGCATGGGCTCGACCGAGATCTACGGTTCGGCGGGGCACGGGGGGAGGTCGAGCGTCGATAATTTGCTCTCTTTCGCGCGCGAGCTCGCCGCACCCACGCTCATCGACGCATCCACCCTCCGCACCGCCTTCACCAACCAGTACGGCGATGTCCGCGGCATTGTCCCCGGCTACGGCATGCAGAAACCCTGCCCCTGGGGCCTCGGCTTCGAAATCAAGGCCGGCAAATCCCCCCACTGGACCGGCGACGGCATGCCCGCGGACACCGTCGGGCACTTCGGCATGTCCGGCACCTACCTGTGGTTCGTGCCCGCCTGGTCCGACTCGCCCGCAGCTGGTGCCGCGATGGTCGCCCTGACGGACCGCGAATTCGGCGACTGGGCCAAACCCCTGTGGCAAGAAACCAATACCCGCATATTTGCCGAGCTGGTTTAG
- a CDS encoding trimeric intracellular cation channel family protein, producing the protein MYFGGIDNAVGQAIAILDLIGVFLNAIIGGTVARRMRFDAVGFMLIAIISGMAGGMMRDALIGNTPVAALVDPWYISIAVLGAAVAFFANLSGYFWELARFHGDMIILGVWCTTGTITAIGAGVAWPGCILMGVLSATGGMVIREVLIGRIPRILNDQQMYVVPAIAGSITAMILYNLGHPTAALAAAPLVAFVLGTAAYWAGWYVPVTMENAPMNTWARFMFTRMRRLEPSALRRWRHTKSSIPQQDPLADDGMMPTKGEVREQLRGGVVPLRGIGPEPKPATPDEFLSALYRVFVDPQGEDSEGGWARKLN; encoded by the coding sequence GTGTATTTCGGTGGCATTGACAACGCAGTAGGCCAGGCCATTGCGATCCTCGACCTGATCGGCGTGTTCCTCAACGCCATCATCGGCGGGACCGTGGCACGGCGGATGAGGTTCGACGCGGTGGGCTTTATGCTCATCGCCATCATTTCCGGCATGGCCGGCGGTATGATGCGCGACGCGCTGATCGGCAACACGCCCGTCGCCGCGCTCGTCGACCCCTGGTACATCTCCATCGCCGTGCTCGGTGCGGCCGTCGCCTTCTTCGCCAACTTGAGCGGCTACTTCTGGGAGCTCGCCCGCTTCCACGGAGACATGATCATCCTCGGTGTGTGGTGCACGACCGGCACCATCACCGCCATTGGTGCTGGCGTCGCGTGGCCGGGCTGCATCCTCATGGGCGTGCTCTCCGCGACCGGCGGCATGGTCATCCGCGAAGTCCTCATCGGGCGCATCCCCCGCATCCTCAACGACCAGCAGATGTACGTCGTCCCCGCCATCGCCGGTTCCATTACCGCGATGATCTTGTACAACCTCGGGCACCCCACGGCAGCTCTCGCCGCTGCGCCCCTGGTGGCCTTCGTCCTCGGCACCGCCGCGTACTGGGCCGGCTGGTACGTCCCCGTCACGATGGAGAACGCCCCCATGAATACCTGGGCGCGGTTCATGTTCACGCGTATGCGCAGGCTCGAGCCGTCCGCTTTGCGACGCTGGCGCCACACCAAATCCTCCATCCCCCAACAGGACCCGCTTGCCGACGACGGCATGATGCCCACCAAGGGCGAAGTCCGCGAACAGCTCCGCGGGGGTGTCGTGCCCCTTCGCGGCATCGGGCCAGAGCCGAAGCCCGCCACTCCCGATGAATTCCTGAGCGCTCTCTACCGCGTGTTCGTTGACCCTCAGGGCGAGGATTCCGAGGGCGGCTGGGCCCGCAAACTGAACTAG
- a CDS encoding acyl carrier protein yields the protein MELSQRLDLAKLGLDTSEPEDDAGISSGGSTLAQLASLLQKVGAVEDAEAVGVNDTLDSLGVDSLTRIELAVRAEEYFGVRVDKETVGPGSSMGELAQFFDEKRGN from the coding sequence ATGGAACTTTCGCAGCGTCTCGATCTAGCAAAGCTGGGCTTGGACACCTCCGAGCCCGAGGACGACGCGGGCATTTCCTCTGGGGGCAGCACACTGGCTCAGCTCGCGTCTCTGCTCCAGAAAGTGGGTGCAGTCGAGGATGCGGAAGCAGTCGGGGTGAACGACACGCTCGACAGCTTGGGGGTGGACTCACTGACGCGGATCGAGCTCGCGGTGCGCGCGGAAGAGTACTTCGGGGTGCGTGTCGACAAGGAGACGGTTGGTCCGGGCTCTTCGATGGGCGAGCTGGCGCAATTCTTCGACGAGAAGCGCGGGAATTAG
- the aceE gene encoding pyruvate dehydrogenase (acetyl-transferring), homodimeric type yields MVLSDPEKLNDSNIPVIRDGVASYLHDADPEETQEWMDSLDGLLETSDPDRARYLMLRLLERASAQRVPMPALTSTDFVNTIPTKLEPEFPGDEAMEKRYRRWIRWNAAIMVHRAQRPGIKVGGHISTYASAAALYEVGFNHFFHGKDAPQGGDQVFMQGHASPGMYARAFLEGRLSEEQMDAFRQQHSHPGQGMPSYPHPHDMPEFWEFPTVSMGLGPMNAIYQARFNKYLQHRGIKDTDQQHVWAFLGDGEMDEPESRGLLQMARLYELDNLTFVVNCNLQRLDGPVRGNGQIVQELESFFKGAGWNVIKIAWGREWDELFEKDQDGALVDLMNNTKDGDFQTFKANDGAYVREHFFGRDERTAKLVEDMSDEEIWHLRRGGHDYRKVYAAYKKALETKNGKPTVILALTVKGYGLGHSFEGRNSTHQMKSLTLDDLKLFRDMQEIPISDEELEKDPYLPPYYNPGLESEEIKYMLERRKELGGPLPQRRENYTPLEVPDLEKTYRPMFKDSGKQKVATTMALVRTFKALMRDKEIGKRVVPIIPDEARTFGLDSWFPTLKIYNPKGQNYVPVDHDLQLSYREAPEGQILHEGINEDGSSGSFIAAATSYATHGEPMIPMYIFYSMFGFQRTGDNFWAAGDQMGRGFIIGATAGRTTLTGEGLQHMDGHSHVLASTNPSIVAYDPAFAYEMPYLVNRGIERMYGPDGGENVMYYLTVYNEPMHQPARPENLDVEGLHKGIYLYDRGEEKENNVSLLASGVAMPWALRAQKILQDQYNVGAAVYSVTSWTELARDGAARNKARIQNPAEDPGEAFATKQLKQTEGPYIATSDFTTELQEMIRPYVPGRYTVLGADGFGFSDTREAARRYYNIDAESMVVAALTSLADEGKIDISVAAQAAKDLKVDDPAAAVPARAGSDD; encoded by the coding sequence ATGGTCTTGTCTGACCCCGAAAAGCTGAACGATTCGAACATCCCTGTCATCCGTGACGGTGTCGCGTCATATCTGCACGATGCCGACCCGGAAGAAACCCAGGAATGGATGGACTCCCTGGACGGTCTCCTCGAGACCTCCGACCCGGATCGCGCCCGCTACCTCATGCTGCGCCTCCTTGAGCGCGCATCCGCCCAGCGCGTGCCGATGCCGGCACTGACGTCGACTGACTTCGTCAACACGATCCCGACCAAGCTCGAGCCCGAGTTCCCGGGCGACGAGGCAATGGAGAAGCGCTACCGCCGCTGGATCCGCTGGAACGCAGCCATCATGGTGCACCGCGCCCAGCGCCCCGGCATCAAGGTCGGCGGCCACATCTCCACCTACGCTTCCGCAGCGGCACTGTACGAGGTCGGCTTCAACCACTTCTTCCACGGTAAGGATGCCCCGCAGGGTGGCGACCAGGTCTTCATGCAGGGCCACGCTTCCCCGGGCATGTACGCACGTGCGTTCCTCGAGGGCCGCCTGAGCGAAGAGCAGATGGATGCCTTCCGCCAGCAGCACTCCCACCCGGGCCAGGGCATGCCGTCCTACCCGCACCCGCACGACATGCCGGAGTTCTGGGAGTTCCCGACCGTGTCCATGGGCCTCGGACCGATGAACGCGATCTACCAGGCACGCTTCAACAAGTACCTGCAGCACCGCGGCATCAAGGACACCGACCAGCAGCACGTTTGGGCATTCCTCGGCGACGGCGAAATGGACGAGCCAGAATCCCGCGGTCTGCTCCAGATGGCCCGCCTGTACGAGTTGGACAACCTGACCTTCGTCGTCAACTGCAACCTGCAGCGTCTCGACGGCCCGGTGCGCGGCAACGGCCAGATTGTCCAGGAGCTCGAATCCTTCTTCAAGGGTGCCGGCTGGAACGTCATCAAGATCGCTTGGGGCCGCGAGTGGGACGAGCTGTTCGAGAAGGACCAGGACGGAGCACTCGTCGACCTCATGAACAACACCAAGGACGGCGACTTCCAGACCTTCAAGGCTAACGACGGCGCTTACGTCCGCGAGCACTTCTTCGGCCGCGACGAGCGCACCGCAAAACTCGTCGAAGACATGTCCGACGAGGAGATCTGGCACCTCCGCCGCGGCGGCCACGACTACCGCAAGGTCTACGCAGCATACAAGAAGGCACTGGAGACCAAGAACGGCAAGCCGACCGTCATCCTCGCGCTCACCGTCAAGGGCTACGGCCTCGGCCACAGCTTCGAGGGCCGCAACTCGACCCACCAGATGAAGAGCCTGACGCTCGACGACCTGAAGCTCTTCCGCGACATGCAGGAAATCCCGATCTCCGACGAGGAGCTGGAGAAGGACCCGTACCTGCCGCCGTACTACAACCCGGGCCTGGAGTCCGAGGAAATCAAGTACATGCTCGAGCGCCGCAAGGAGCTCGGCGGCCCGCTCCCGCAGCGCCGCGAGAACTACACCCCCCTCGAGGTCCCGGACCTGGAGAAGACCTACCGCCCGATGTTCAAGGACTCCGGCAAGCAGAAGGTCGCCACCACCATGGCACTGGTCCGCACCTTCAAGGCGCTCATGCGCGACAAGGAGATCGGCAAGCGCGTCGTCCCGATCATCCCGGACGAAGCCCGCACCTTCGGTCTCGACTCCTGGTTCCCGACCCTGAAGATCTACAACCCGAAGGGCCAGAACTACGTCCCGGTCGACCACGATCTGCAGCTCTCCTACCGTGAGGCGCCGGAGGGCCAGATCCTCCACGAGGGCATCAATGAGGACGGTTCCTCGGGAAGCTTCATCGCCGCTGCGACCTCCTACGCAACGCACGGCGAGCCGATGATCCCGATGTACATCTTCTACTCGATGTTCGGCTTCCAACGCACCGGCGATAACTTCTGGGCCGCCGGCGACCAGATGGGCCGCGGCTTCATCATCGGCGCAACCGCCGGCCGCACTACCCTGACCGGTGAGGGCCTGCAGCACATGGACGGCCACTCCCACGTCCTGGCGTCGACGAACCCGTCGATCGTCGCCTACGACCCGGCATTCGCGTACGAGATGCCGTACCTGGTCAACCGCGGCATCGAGCGCATGTACGGTCCGGACGGCGGCGAGAACGTGATGTACTACCTCACCGTCTACAACGAGCCGATGCACCAGCCGGCACGCCCGGAGAACCTGGACGTCGAGGGCCTGCACAAAGGCATCTACCTCTACGACCGCGGCGAGGAGAAGGAGAACAACGTCTCCCTGCTCGCTTCCGGTGTGGCTATGCCGTGGGCTCTGCGCGCGCAGAAGATTCTGCAGGACCAGTACAACGTCGGCGCTGCCGTCTACTCCGTCACGTCTTGGACCGAGCTGGCACGCGACGGTGCTGCCCGCAACAAGGCACGCATCCAGAACCCGGCCGAGGATCCGGGCGAAGCATTCGCGACGAAGCAGCTGAAGCAGACCGAGGGCCCGTACATCGCTACCAGCGATTTCACGACCGAGCTGCAGGAGATGATCCGTCCGTACGTCCCGGGCCGTTACACGGTTCTCGGTGCAGACGGTTTCGGTTTCTCCGACACCCGCGAGGCCGCACGCCGCTACTACAACATCGACGCCGAGTCCATGGTTGTCGCGGCACTGACGTCGCTTGCCGACGAGGGCAAGATCGACATCTCCGTCGCCGCCCAGGCCGCCAAGGACCTGAAGGTTGATGATCCCGCGGCTGCTGTCCCGGCTCGCGCTGGCTCCGACGACTAG
- a CDS encoding DUF3052 domain-containing protein, whose protein sequence is MSAAGAANYVDKLGIHKDEVVQELGWDDDCDASISESIEDAIGEALLDVDTDELCDVVLLWHRADDEDLVDSLVDATRNLSDSGRIWLLTPGANQPGEVHPGDISESAQLAGLVQTKADRLGDWQGSCLRSAGAKR, encoded by the coding sequence GTGAGCGCCGCCGGTGCTGCAAACTACGTGGACAAGCTCGGTATTCACAAGGATGAGGTTGTCCAGGAGCTCGGTTGGGACGACGATTGCGACGCGTCTATTTCGGAGTCCATTGAGGACGCGATCGGGGAGGCCTTGCTCGACGTGGACACGGATGAGCTCTGCGATGTTGTCCTGCTCTGGCACCGCGCCGACGACGAGGATCTCGTCGATTCGCTCGTGGACGCCACGCGCAACCTCTCTGATTCCGGCCGTATCTGGCTGCTCACGCCGGGTGCCAACCAGCCCGGCGAGGTCCACCCCGGCGATATTTCGGAGTCTGCCCAGCTCGCGGGCTTGGTGCAGACCAAGGCGGACCGCCTCGGCGACTGGCAGGGATCGTGCCTGCGCAGCGCCGGTGCGAAGCGGTAG